Below is a window of Thermococcus sp. DNA.
TTGAGAAAGCTCTCGAGGTCATAAACTCCTTCCCGCTTGAGCCAGAGGTGGAGAGAGTTTCCCTGGAGGATGCCCTCGGCAGGGTTCTTGCTGATGACATAGTCTCTCCGATAAACGTCCCGCCCTTTGACAGGGCGACGGTCGATGGCTACGCCGTTAGAGCTGAAGACACCTTCATGGCGAGCGAGAGCGAGCCGGTTAGACTGAAGGTTGTCGGCGAGATAAACGCCGGAGACAGCGCCGACTTCGAGCTTAAGCCCGGTGAAGCCGTCTACGTCTCCACAGGTGCACCTCTGCCAAGGGGTGCCGACGCAGTGATACAGTTCGAAGACGTCGACAGGGAAGGGGACGAGGTGGTAATCTACAAGCCCGCCTATCCAACACTCGGCGTCATGAAGGCCGGAACCGACATCCCGAAGGGCAATCCCGTCCTTGAGAGGGGGAGGCGCCTGGGCTTCAAGGAGACTGCCCTTCTTTCTGCCCTTGGAATAGCTGAAGTTCCAGTTTTCAGAAAGCCAAAGGTGGCTGTGATAAGCACTGGCAACGAAATCGTCCTCCCCGGGGAGGAACTAAAGCCGGGTCAGATATACGACATCAACGGAAGGGCGATAACCGACGCGGTGAGAGAACTTGGCGGAGAAGCTGTATTTCTGGGGATAGCGAGGGACGACAAGGAGAGCCTTAAGAAGCTCATAGAAAGGGGCGTCGAGTGCTGTGACATTGTTCTCCTCAGCGGGGGTGCGAGCGGTGGGATACGGGACTTAACGAGCTCTATTATCGAAGAACTCGGAGAGGTGAAGATACACGGCATAGCCATACAGCCCGGAAAGCCCACGGTTATAGGCTTGGTAAGGGGAAAGCCCGTCTTCGGCCTGCCCGGCTACCCGACCAGCTGTCTCACCAACTTCACCCTCCTCGTTGCCCCACTCCTAAGAAAGCTCATCGGAAGGGAGAGCGAGGTCAGGAAGGTCAGGAAAAAGCTCGCCCACAAGGTTTTCTCCGTCAAGGGAAGGAGACAGTTTCTTCCAGTTAAGATCGAAGGCGAAAAAGCCGTTCCAATTCTCAAGGGAAGCGGGGCTGTGACGAGCTTTGTCGAGGCCGACGGCTTCATCGAGGTCCCGGAGAACGTGGAGATACTTGAGGCTGGGGAAGAGGTCGAGGTAACATTCTTTGGCTGACTTTCCATTCCTCCAATTTCCATCAAAACCTTTTTTAAAGTCCCGCTCGTTTCTCAACCTTAGGTGTTGGCTATGCTCGACATAAAGCTCATCCGCGAAAAGCCGGAGCTGGTAAAGAAAGACCTCCTCAAGAGGGGCGAAACCGAGAAGGTCAAATGGATTGACGAAATCCTTGAACTGGACAGAAAATGGCGCGAGAACCTGAAGAAGATAAACGCCCTGAGAAAGGAGCGCAACCAGCTGGCCATACAGATAGGCAAGCGCAAGAAGGCCGGGGAGCCAATAGACGATTTACTCGCAAGGAGCAACGAGATAGTGAAGCAGATTGAGGAACTCGAAAAGGAAGTCGAGGAATTGAAGAAGAGAATCGACTACTACCTCTGGAGGCTTCCAAACATCACCCACGAGAGCGTCCCTGTTGGAGAAAGCGACGAGGACAACGTCCCGATAAGGTTCTGGGGCAAGGCTAAGGTCTGGGAGGGCTTCCTTGAAAGCTTTAAGGAGCAGAGCCTCGGGAAGATGGAGTACGAGGTCTTAAGCTGGAAACCAAGGCTTCACGTTGACATGCTCGAACTTTTGAGGGGAGCCGACCTTGAGAGGGCCGCGAAGGTGAGCGGGGCAAGGTTCTACTACCTCCTCAACGAGCTGGTCATCCTCGATTTGGCACTTATTCGCTTCGCCCTGGACAAACTCATAGAGAAGGGCTTTACCCCGGTGATACCGCCCTACATGGTCAGGCGCTTCGTGGAAGAGGGAGCAACTACCTTCGAGGACTTCGAGGACGTAATCTACAAGGTTGAGGGCGAAGACCTCTACCTCATCCCGACGGCTGAACACCCATTGGCTGGGATGCACGCCAACGAGATACTCGACGGAAAGGACCTGCCGCTCCTCTACGTTGGCGTTTCACCCTGCTTCAGGAAGGAAGCTGGCACTGCCGGAAAGGACACCAAGGGAATCTTCCGCGTCCACCAGTTCCACAAGGTCGAGCAGTTCGTCTATTCGCGCCCGGAGGAGAGCTGGGACTGGCACGAGAAGATCATAGCCAACGCGGAGGAGCTCTTCCAGGCCCTTGAGATTCCCTACCGCGTCGTAAACATCTGCACCGGCGACCTCGGCTACGTGGCAGCGAAGAAATACGACATCGAGGCTTGGATGGCAGGGCAGGGCAAGTTCAGGGAAGTCGTTTCAGCCAGCAACTGCACCGACTGGCAGGCGAGACGCTTAAACATCCGCTTTAGGGACAAGACCCACGAGAAGCCGCGCTTCGTCCACACGCTGAACTCGACGGCAATAGCGACCTCAAGGGCCATCGTCGCTATCCTGGAAAACCACCAGACGGAGGAAGGCGTCGTCAAGCTCCCGAAGGTTCTCTGGAAGTACACGGGCTTCAAGGAGATTTTACCGGCCAGCATGAAAGGGAAGTGCTGCCAGGGTTGAGTTTTAGTCTACTCCTTATTGCTCCATTTTTAAGATTCCCAAGAGAAGTTATTGGTTTGATGTCTTCTTCTCGCATGTCTCGATAAAATCTGAATTGAGCGTTATAAATACAGAGCATCTGAAAAATCTGCAGTCGCAGGTATAATGATGTCGTTTGGCAGGAGGCTGTATTCATCTAGTATTCTCCTCTTTGCTTCCTCAAACATAAACTCGTTTACCCCCAGAAATACGATCTTCTCCATTTGTTTTCTGGCCTTTTATCTGAGACCTGATAAGACAAAAAGATGAGACAGGATTATATCCTGCTGGATAAAGAATTCTCGATAATATCTGACAACGGAAAAGATTATATTCACAAGGAAAGGAAAGTAGACTGGTGACCTTCCATGAATCCCGAAAGAATGAGAAAAACATGGCACGATGTTGTAAAAGAGAGTGTGGTAAACCTCCTTCGTTTCTACGGATTTACCGCAAGTTCTGAAGCACCAGCCCGCATACCAGAGGGTGGTTGGGGCCGGGCCGATGTCGTCGGAAGGAAAGGAAACACAATTGTTGGTGTTGAGATTGTTGATACTGGTGATGTGGCCAGAGATGCAAAAAAACTGGCTATGAACAACTACGATTACAGGTATATCATCGTCCTGAGACACTCAAAAAAGTTGATGAGGTTGTAGTTGATGGAAAGAGGATAAAAGTACTTGACATAGACTCTTTTGAACACGAACTTCGGAGAGACCTTGGTGTACCATCAGATTACCCCTACTTCTCCAGGACAAACGAAGAGAAACCACCGGAGGTTTTTGTTGGTGCCTCGGAGAGAGAAATCAACAGTATAATTGAAGAGCTTGAGGAATACGGTCTTGAGAACTTTGCTGATGATGTTCTGAATGCACTCGGTAAGATCTATATCTCAAGG
It encodes the following:
- the serS gene encoding serine--tRNA ligase, translated to MLDIKLIREKPELVKKDLLKRGETEKVKWIDEILELDRKWRENLKKINALRKERNQLAIQIGKRKKAGEPIDDLLARSNEIVKQIEELEKEVEELKKRIDYYLWRLPNITHESVPVGESDEDNVPIRFWGKAKVWEGFLESFKEQSLGKMEYEVLSWKPRLHVDMLELLRGADLERAAKVSGARFYYLLNELVILDLALIRFALDKLIEKGFTPVIPPYMVRRFVEEGATTFEDFEDVIYKVEGEDLYLIPTAEHPLAGMHANEILDGKDLPLLYVGVSPCFRKEAGTAGKDTKGIFRVHQFHKVEQFVYSRPEESWDWHEKIIANAEELFQALEIPYRVVNICTGDLGYVAAKKYDIEAWMAGQGKFREVVSASNCTDWQARRLNIRFRDKTHEKPRFVHTLNSTAIATSRAIVAILENHQTEEGVVKLPKVLWKYTGFKEILPASMKGKCCQG
- the glp gene encoding gephyrin-like molybdotransferase Glp gives rise to the protein MAFLKVVPLEKALEVINSFPLEPEVERVSLEDALGRVLADDIVSPINVPPFDRATVDGYAVRAEDTFMASESEPVRLKVVGEINAGDSADFELKPGEAVYVSTGAPLPRGADAVIQFEDVDREGDEVVIYKPAYPTLGVMKAGTDIPKGNPVLERGRRLGFKETALLSALGIAEVPVFRKPKVAVISTGNEIVLPGEELKPGQIYDINGRAITDAVRELGGEAVFLGIARDDKESLKKLIERGVECCDIVLLSGGASGGIRDLTSSIIEELGEVKIHGIAIQPGKPTVIGLVRGKPVFGLPGYPTSCLTNFTLLVAPLLRKLIGRESEVRKVRKKLAHKVFSVKGRRQFLPVKIEGEKAVPILKGSGAVTSFVEADGFIEVPENVEILEAGEEVEVTFFG